A stretch of the Arthrobacter sp. PAMC 25486 genome encodes the following:
- a CDS encoding DUF6328 family protein, which translates to MTTAGMDGAEHDGIADAGTGRHETRNEKRDRNWDDLLQELRVMQTGTQIIAGFLLTLRFQQRFTDLDAFAVALYLGLVVLAAGITCLMLVPVAMHRELFGLRVKDRLVASGHRVVSVVLWLIGLLVMGTTALIFYLVLDGLAASLVAAAFGLALLLGLLIYPRRIRGSRARH; encoded by the coding sequence ATGACTACTGCTGGGATGGACGGCGCCGAACACGATGGGATAGCGGATGCTGGCACCGGGCGTCACGAAACCCGCAATGAGAAGCGGGACCGCAACTGGGACGACTTGCTGCAGGAACTGCGTGTCATGCAGACGGGCACTCAGATCATCGCGGGATTTTTGCTGACGTTGCGGTTTCAGCAGAGGTTCACTGACTTGGACGCATTCGCAGTGGCGCTGTATTTGGGCTTGGTGGTTCTGGCAGCCGGAATCACCTGCCTGATGTTGGTGCCTGTCGCCATGCACCGTGAGCTGTTTGGCTTGCGGGTTAAGGACCGGTTGGTGGCTTCGGGGCACCGGGTGGTCAGTGTGGTGTTGTGGCTGATTGGGCTGCTGGTGATGGGCACAACGGCCTTGATTTTCTATCTGGTGTTGGACGGGCTGGCAGCGTCCTTGGTCGCGGCGGCATTCGGACTTGCGCTGCTGCTTGGGTTGCTGATTTATCCCCGTCGAATCAGGGGTAGCCGTGCACGGCACTGA
- a CDS encoding iron-containing redox enzyme family protein — protein MKFPTARGPASRSLVTLLRGSAENQTEDFSPFLNSVASGIAQTQGMLADEDLQLTLFILYELHYSGMAQADERWEWNPGLITARGQLESVFEQELRAAVVLPELNACTSDAVAEVLFAMAAVDTGPSMSRFVAKAATVEQLQEFLIHKSIYQLKEADPHTWAIPRLTGRSKAAMVEIQADEYGGGRPERMHSALFARTMRGLGLDEDYGGYVDAVPALTLAGTNMMSMFGLNRRLRGAIVGHLAAYEMTSSQPNRLYGNGFRRHGFKEDVTGYFDEHVEADAVHEQIAGRDLAGGLFDAEPALLEDIYFGAAAALALDAMSTQRTMDAWESGTTSLLAPLPTTPLLTEKAPAHD, from the coding sequence ATGAAATTTCCAACAGCCCGCGGCCCCGCCAGCCGATCGTTAGTGACCCTGTTGCGGGGCTCAGCAGAGAATCAAACAGAGGATTTCAGCCCGTTCCTGAACAGTGTTGCCAGCGGTATAGCACAAACGCAGGGCATGCTGGCTGACGAAGACCTACAACTGACCCTATTTATCCTCTACGAGCTGCACTACAGCGGCATGGCGCAAGCGGATGAAAGATGGGAATGGAATCCCGGCCTGATCACGGCACGAGGGCAACTTGAGTCCGTCTTCGAACAGGAATTGCGCGCCGCCGTCGTGCTTCCAGAACTGAATGCTTGCACGAGTGATGCAGTGGCGGAGGTCCTATTCGCCATGGCGGCTGTAGACACTGGGCCGTCCATGTCCCGTTTTGTTGCCAAAGCGGCCACAGTGGAACAGCTCCAGGAATTTCTGATCCATAAATCCATCTATCAACTCAAGGAAGCCGATCCGCACACGTGGGCCATTCCCCGCCTGACTGGTCGGTCAAAGGCTGCCATGGTAGAGATTCAGGCAGATGAATATGGTGGCGGACGGCCCGAGCGGATGCATTCGGCCCTTTTTGCCCGCACCATGCGAGGGTTAGGACTTGACGAAGACTACGGCGGCTATGTAGACGCAGTGCCCGCGCTGACCCTGGCTGGAACCAACATGATGTCCATGTTTGGACTGAACAGGCGCCTCAGGGGCGCTATCGTGGGCCACCTCGCTGCCTACGAAATGACGTCGTCCCAGCCTAACCGGCTCTACGGTAATGGATTCCGTCGGCATGGATTCAAGGAGGACGTCACAGGCTACTTTGACGAACATGTAGAGGCCGATGCAGTGCATGAGCAGATCGCCGGCCGGGACTTAGCCGGCGGGCTCTTTGACGCCGAACCGGCCCTCCTAGAAGACATCTACTTCGGCGCGGCTGCGGCACTCGCCCTCGACGCGATGTCGACCCAGAGAACAATGGACGCCTGGGAATCCGGCACCACTTCACTTCTGGCACCCCTACCCACCACTCCCCTACTCACAGAGAAAGCCCCCGCCCATGACTAA
- a CDS encoding aromatic acid exporter family protein produces the protein MATLGAWMKSTVTGQRVLLAAKTALAVGVAWSLAPHLPGVVDDYPYYAPLGVLVSMYPTFMGSVRTAVQSLAGLLLGIVLAAGVLLLGNPNVVSISAAVGLGVLLAGMPRLGAGREYVPVAVLLVLIIGGQDADAFSIGYAVQMGFGVVVGLVINVGIFPPLALDAARAQISRARLTLISQLEDAAAASGEEWPPQHEEWAARRHALDDAIVEVRDAVHNAAESQRANPRAFRRSRHGVVANSYGDLAVLEDITFHVRDLSEVLAGAIWEGPNEFRLEVMLREPLGRCLSATAGLLQSWEDGDDHQEPIVRVSTRLRDLTDAIAASHAAAPQGAGVDSLAPGAAAALDVQRILTALTRHLRSDGGGP, from the coding sequence ATGGCAACGTTGGGTGCATGGATGAAATCCACGGTGACGGGCCAACGAGTGTTGCTCGCCGCCAAGACTGCCTTGGCGGTGGGTGTTGCTTGGTCTTTGGCACCCCACCTCCCTGGAGTGGTTGATGATTACCCCTATTACGCGCCTTTGGGGGTCTTGGTGAGCATGTATCCAACGTTCATGGGATCGGTGCGCACAGCGGTGCAATCTCTGGCTGGTTTGCTTTTGGGTATTGTTTTGGCTGCCGGGGTGCTTTTGTTGGGAAATCCGAACGTGGTCTCCATCTCTGCGGCAGTTGGCTTGGGGGTTTTACTGGCGGGGATGCCTCGACTCGGAGCTGGTCGGGAGTACGTCCCCGTAGCGGTCCTTTTGGTGTTGATCATTGGGGGCCAAGACGCTGACGCATTTTCGATTGGGTATGCCGTTCAGATGGGATTTGGCGTTGTGGTGGGTCTCGTGATCAATGTGGGCATATTTCCGCCCCTGGCGCTGGATGCAGCCCGGGCACAGATATCGAGGGCGCGGCTGACACTCATCAGCCAGCTAGAGGATGCGGCGGCCGCTTCGGGTGAAGAGTGGCCGCCACAGCATGAAGAATGGGCGGCCCGGCGGCATGCGCTTGATGATGCCATTGTTGAGGTGAGGGATGCCGTGCACAACGCGGCGGAAAGTCAACGGGCTAACCCGCGTGCATTCCGCCGTTCACGCCACGGCGTGGTTGCAAACAGCTATGGTGACTTAGCTGTTTTGGAGGACATCACGTTCCACGTTCGGGATCTTTCTGAAGTCCTGGCCGGAGCGATCTGGGAAGGGCCTAACGAGTTCCGGCTGGAAGTGATGCTGCGTGAACCGCTAGGGCGGTGCTTGTCGGCAACAGCCGGATTGCTGCAGTCGTGGGAGGACGGCGATGACCATCAGGAGCCTATTGTCCGTGTGTCCACACGCCTGAGGGACTTGACAGATGCTATCGCTGCCAGCCACGCAGCAGCACCTCAAGGCGCCGGGGTTGACTCTTTAGCACCGGGAGCCGCCGCTGCCTTGGATGTGCAGCGGATCCTCACTGCACTTACCCGTCATCTACGTTCCGACGGCGGCGGCCCTTGA
- a CDS encoding phosphatidylserine/phosphatidylglycerophosphate/cardiolipin synthase family protein: protein MNESWPEPVAHVVRKTAARSLFAFAVVQGAVIGGLVVLDIVKKRDRSKRKGFPHPGIFNKTVDDTDITTYTFGADLYRDMLHAIRDAKESILIETFIWKNDETGQQFKDAINEAAGRGVKVFIIYDGFANLVVPSSFFQFHPDVHVHRFPVLRTSMLTKTLRSTGLDHRKLLIVDDQIGFVGGYNIGSLYATEWRDTHLRLVGPSVWDLRQAFVNVWNENATGSTPEVPHTSPDVWEPRIRAVNNIPANLVYPIRGVYLDAITRANDHIYVTMAYFIPDQQILRALQAASRRGVDVRIILPKDSNHVLSDWLSRGFYRSLLEDGVTILLYRDAMIHAKTATIDGSWSTVGSANIDRLSLTGNYEINLEIHDEGFAEDMQEIFEIDSRNCKELTMSDWQHRSPLARFSETVLIPLRPLL, encoded by the coding sequence ATGAATGAATCGTGGCCGGAGCCCGTCGCTCATGTCGTCCGGAAGACAGCGGCCCGCTCACTATTTGCTTTCGCCGTCGTCCAAGGGGCAGTTATAGGCGGCCTTGTCGTCCTGGACATCGTCAAAAAACGGGACCGGAGCAAGCGCAAGGGCTTCCCCCACCCGGGCATTTTTAACAAGACCGTTGACGATACCGACATTACGACGTACACCTTTGGCGCGGACCTGTACCGCGACATGCTCCACGCGATCCGCGATGCCAAAGAAAGCATCCTGATCGAGACGTTCATCTGGAAAAATGATGAAACCGGGCAGCAGTTCAAGGACGCCATCAATGAGGCGGCCGGCCGGGGCGTCAAGGTCTTTATCATCTACGACGGATTCGCGAATCTGGTCGTGCCATCCTCATTCTTCCAGTTCCACCCGGACGTCCACGTCCATCGCTTCCCAGTGCTGCGCACCTCCATGCTTACCAAGACTCTGCGCAGCACCGGACTGGACCACCGCAAACTCCTGATTGTCGACGACCAGATTGGTTTCGTGGGCGGCTACAACATCGGGTCCCTGTACGCCACGGAATGGCGGGACACGCATCTGCGGCTGGTGGGTCCGTCCGTCTGGGATCTGCGCCAGGCTTTCGTGAACGTCTGGAACGAAAACGCGACCGGATCCACCCCTGAAGTTCCCCACACCAGCCCGGACGTGTGGGAACCGCGGATCCGCGCGGTCAACAACATCCCGGCAAATCTTGTCTACCCGATTCGCGGCGTCTACCTGGACGCGATCACCCGCGCCAACGACCACATTTACGTCACCATGGCCTACTTCATCCCGGATCAGCAGATCCTCAGGGCATTGCAGGCTGCCAGCAGGCGCGGGGTGGACGTGCGGATCATCCTGCCGAAGGACTCCAACCACGTCCTCTCCGACTGGCTCTCGCGCGGGTTCTACCGATCCCTTCTCGAGGACGGGGTGACCATCCTGCTCTACCGCGACGCGATGATCCACGCGAAAACGGCCACCATCGACGGCAGCTGGTCAACCGTGGGCAGCGCCAACATCGACAGGCTGAGCCTGACGGGGAACTACGAGATCAACCTCGAAATTCACGATGAGGGTTTCGCCGAGGACATGCAGGAAATATTCGAAATCGACAGCCGGAACTGCAAGGAATTGACCATGTCGGACTGGCAGCACCGTTCCCCGCTTGCCCGGTTTAGCGAAACCGTGCTGATTCCTCTCCGGCCCCTTCTCTAA
- a CDS encoding Zn-dependent alcohol dehydrogenase: protein MKALTWQGKRNIEYIEVPDPQILEPSDIIIKVTSTAICGSDLHLYELLGPYMHAGDIVGHETMGVVQEVGSGVHRIKVGDRVVIPFNVSCGHCWMCERGLQSQCETTQVRSQGKGAAFLGYSELYGSVPGGQAEFLRVPHGDYGAMLVGKELPDHRYLFLSDILPTAWQGVHYANVPDGGTLAVFGLGPVGQLAARIGVHLGHRVIAIDPVAERRDMAAHHGVEVLDFSKDVAAELQEMTQRGPDSILDAVGMEAHGSAGAKVMQTATGLMPDKVAQKAMETISVDPTSVLHTAIAAVRRGGTLSLSGVYAGKATPMPLVDMFDKQIQLREGQCNVRSWTETLLPFTEDTADPLGLDDLVTHSAPLSRGPELYETFQKKQDGCIKVVLKP from the coding sequence ATGAAGGCGCTGACGTGGCAGGGCAAGCGAAATATCGAATACATCGAGGTCCCTGATCCTCAGATTCTGGAGCCCTCCGACATCATTATCAAGGTCACCTCAACAGCCATCTGTGGATCAGATCTGCATCTTTATGAGTTGTTGGGCCCCTACATGCATGCCGGTGACATTGTCGGACACGAGACGATGGGCGTTGTTCAGGAAGTTGGATCAGGGGTTCACCGCATCAAGGTCGGGGACCGCGTTGTCATCCCGTTCAACGTTTCCTGTGGCCATTGCTGGATGTGCGAACGCGGTCTGCAATCCCAATGTGAAACCACCCAAGTTCGCAGTCAGGGCAAGGGAGCAGCCTTCCTAGGCTACTCCGAGTTATACGGCAGTGTGCCTGGCGGGCAGGCGGAATTCTTGCGTGTACCGCACGGTGATTATGGCGCGATGCTGGTAGGCAAGGAACTGCCAGACCACAGATACTTGTTTTTGTCCGACATCTTGCCGACTGCCTGGCAAGGCGTACATTATGCAAATGTGCCCGACGGGGGAACGCTCGCCGTCTTTGGGTTAGGCCCAGTAGGGCAACTCGCTGCCAGAATCGGGGTTCATCTGGGACACCGCGTGATCGCTATAGACCCAGTAGCTGAACGGCGGGACATGGCTGCCCATCACGGCGTGGAGGTCCTCGATTTCTCCAAAGACGTAGCGGCAGAACTGCAGGAGATGACCCAGCGCGGGCCGGATTCCATTCTCGATGCCGTCGGAATGGAGGCCCACGGGTCCGCCGGTGCGAAGGTGATGCAAACAGCAACAGGACTGATGCCCGATAAAGTCGCGCAAAAGGCCATGGAGACCATCTCAGTGGATCCAACCTCTGTTTTGCACACAGCAATCGCGGCGGTTCGTCGCGGGGGAACACTTTCCCTCAGCGGAGTCTATGCAGGCAAAGCCACACCGATGCCCTTGGTAGACATGTTTGACAAGCAAATCCAGTTGCGCGAGGGACAGTGCAATGTCAGAAGCTGGACTGAGACACTGTTGCCGTTTACCGAAGATACTGCTGATCCCTTGGGGCTGGATGACCTGGTCACCCATTCCGCGCCACTGTCCCGGGGCCCGGAACTCTATGAAACTTTCCAGAAAAAGCAAGACGGTTGCATCAAGGTTGTCTTGAAGCCCTGA
- a CDS encoding Dps family protein — translation MVSKKTSTAKFTVPGLSLTDGHQVAATLQGRLHSLNDLQLTLKHAHWNVVGRDFIGVHTMLDPQIELVRAMIDETAERIATLGVSPNGLPGALVRDRDWDDYGLGRASTMEHLAALDLVYDGVVSSHRDAIALTGELDPITEDMLIGQTAKLELFQWFMRAHLENAGGTLSDADTHTETSAAAKSRK, via the coding sequence ATGGTTTCCAAGAAAACTTCCACGGCGAAATTTACTGTCCCCGGCCTGTCCTTGACGGACGGCCATCAGGTGGCAGCCACCCTGCAAGGCAGGCTTCACTCCTTGAATGACCTCCAACTGACATTGAAACACGCACACTGGAATGTGGTGGGGCGTGATTTTATAGGTGTCCACACCATGCTTGACCCCCAGATCGAACTGGTCCGGGCGATGATTGACGAAACAGCAGAGCGTATCGCGACGCTCGGTGTCTCGCCCAATGGGCTGCCCGGTGCGCTGGTCAGGGATCGGGACTGGGACGATTACGGGTTGGGACGCGCCTCCACGATGGAGCACTTGGCCGCTCTGGATCTTGTCTACGACGGCGTGGTCTCCAGCCACCGCGATGCCATCGCACTCACAGGAGAACTTGACCCCATCACCGAGGACATGCTCATTGGGCAGACAGCGAAACTGGAGCTGTTTCAGTGGTTCATGCGCGCGCATCTGGAAAACGCTGGGGGGACACTGAGTGACGCTGACACGCATACGGAAACCTCCGCTGCGGCAAAGTCCAGGAAATAA
- a CDS encoding CDGSH iron-sulfur domain-containing protein, which translates to MRDTSIPEIVACPDGPLLVRGDFEIVSTTGKALPRRRKAVALCRCGASGIKPYCDGTHKLIGFRTGPENGQ; encoded by the coding sequence GTGAGGGACACGTCCATCCCGGAAATAGTGGCTTGCCCAGATGGGCCGCTGTTGGTGCGCGGCGATTTTGAGATCGTGTCAACCACTGGAAAGGCTCTGCCTCGACGCAGAAAAGCTGTGGCCTTATGCCGCTGCGGAGCATCAGGGATCAAGCCATATTGCGACGGCACGCACAAATTGATTGGCTTCCGCACCGGCCCCGAAAACGGACAGTAG
- a CDS encoding DUF6766 family protein → MKKTLRENGLGLFFGLIFLLALLGQALTGHALYNEEQLIAGFPTVSLGQYVTSSSFGVDVAENWQSEYLQFLLYIVATIWLVQKGSPESKELDKTGPETDKDQLTGDYATSRSPAWAKLSGWRHQIYANSLVLVMGSIFFLSWFAQSVAGVSAYNEKQVQDLQDTLTWGQYVLSPEFWNRTLQNWQSEFLAVGSMVVLSIYLRQRGSPESKPVGAAHEDTAATG, encoded by the coding sequence ATGAAAAAAACACTGCGCGAGAATGGCTTGGGATTATTCTTTGGTCTGATTTTTTTGCTGGCTCTCCTAGGCCAGGCACTTACCGGCCATGCGCTATACAACGAAGAACAACTCATAGCCGGCTTTCCCACCGTCAGCTTAGGACAGTATGTAACGTCTTCCAGCTTCGGGGTAGATGTAGCCGAGAACTGGCAATCGGAGTATTTGCAGTTCCTGCTCTACATTGTGGCCACCATCTGGCTAGTACAAAAAGGCTCTCCCGAATCCAAAGAACTGGACAAGACTGGGCCCGAGACCGACAAAGACCAACTCACGGGAGACTATGCAACCTCGCGCTCCCCCGCCTGGGCGAAATTGTCAGGCTGGCGCCACCAGATCTACGCCAACTCCCTCGTACTCGTCATGGGTTCGATATTCTTTCTGTCCTGGTTTGCCCAATCTGTGGCCGGCGTCAGTGCCTATAACGAAAAGCAAGTTCAAGATCTACAAGACACCCTGACATGGGGCCAATATGTTCTGTCTCCAGAGTTCTGGAACCGCACACTCCAAAATTGGCAATCAGAATTCCTCGCAGTTGGATCCATGGTGGTGCTCTCCATTTACCTGCGTCAACGCGGGTCCCCCGAATCCAAGCCCGTCGGAGCAGCCCACGAAGACACTGCTGCGACCGGATAA
- the ltrA gene encoding group II intron reverse transcriptase/maturase, whose amino-acid sequence MNTGDDMRARSDAASVLVQRMQVKLHRWAGSDPGKKFDDLFNLVCDPDFLLVAWERVAGNRGAQTPGIDQVTKETINFWVGAQEFIDHIRGLLRSGTFRPQPVRRVEIPKGSGSGKIRQLGIPTLADRVVQASLKLVLEPIFEADFAPFSYGFRPNRRAQDAIADIHHFAIAGYETVLEADIKACFDRIDHTALMGQVRRRVSDKRVLALIKAFLKAGIMTRDGQLIGSKTGTPQGGILSPLLANIALNVLDEYAAKAWSERMGTNYQRQKLIAKGGATWKLIRYADDFVCVIRGTSGHAETLKEEIREVLAPLGLEFSEEKTGVVTIDEGFDFLGFTIQRRRKRGTNKSYVYTVPSQKSIKSVRSKIAQACYRSTLHQDFSELLKRLNRILGGWANYFRHGVSKSVFGNIDNYAWQRVWRWLKKKHGRMKIRDMKRRFCINGWQFATATTRFTGASTVPVTRYRYRGKNIPNPWNQQPLNIRITAG is encoded by the coding sequence GTGAATACCGGTGATGACATGCGTGCCCGCAGTGATGCGGCGTCGGTGTTAGTACAACGGATGCAGGTAAAGCTACATCGGTGGGCCGGGAGTGATCCCGGCAAGAAGTTTGATGATCTGTTTAACCTTGTCTGTGACCCCGATTTCCTTCTGGTTGCGTGGGAACGCGTGGCCGGTAACCGGGGTGCGCAGACGCCCGGGATTGATCAGGTAACGAAAGAAACCATCAATTTCTGGGTCGGGGCGCAGGAGTTCATTGATCACATCCGTGGTTTGTTGAGGTCGGGCACTTTCCGGCCGCAACCAGTGCGACGGGTAGAAATCCCTAAAGGCAGTGGTAGTGGGAAGATCAGGCAACTGGGTATTCCCACACTGGCTGACAGGGTGGTGCAGGCGTCGCTGAAACTAGTGCTGGAACCGATCTTCGAGGCGGACTTTGCGCCGTTTTCGTATGGGTTCCGGCCGAATCGGCGGGCACAGGACGCTATCGCAGACATTCACCACTTCGCTATTGCGGGGTATGAGACGGTGCTTGAAGCCGATATCAAGGCGTGTTTTGATCGTATCGATCACACCGCGTTGATGGGCCAAGTGCGCCGTCGGGTGAGTGACAAGCGAGTGCTGGCACTGATCAAGGCATTCCTCAAGGCCGGGATCATGACTCGGGACGGTCAGCTGATCGGCTCGAAAACCGGCACTCCCCAGGGCGGGATTCTCTCCCCGTTGCTGGCTAATATTGCGTTGAACGTGCTTGATGAGTATGCCGCTAAGGCATGGTCGGAGCGTATGGGCACTAACTACCAGCGGCAAAAGCTGATCGCCAAGGGCGGTGCCACATGGAAGCTCATCCGATACGCTGACGATTTCGTATGCGTTATCAGAGGGACGAGCGGCCATGCGGAAACGCTGAAGGAGGAGATCAGGGAGGTTCTAGCCCCGCTGGGGCTGGAGTTCTCGGAAGAGAAGACCGGGGTAGTCACGATCGATGAGGGATTCGATTTTCTCGGATTCACGATTCAGCGGCGCCGCAAGCGCGGGACGAACAAGTCCTACGTGTATACGGTGCCGTCGCAGAAATCGATCAAGTCCGTGCGGTCAAAGATCGCACAAGCCTGTTACAGATCGACCCTGCATCAGGACTTTTCTGAGCTGCTCAAGCGGCTTAATCGGATCCTGGGCGGGTGGGCCAACTACTTCCGGCATGGCGTCTCGAAGAGTGTCTTTGGAAACATTGACAACTACGCGTGGCAACGTGTTTGGAGATGGTTGAAGAAGAAACACGGACGCATGAAGATACGGGACATGAAACGTAGATTCTGCATCAATGGATGGCAATTTGCCACGGCAACAACTCGTTTCACCGGGGCCTCAACAGTCCCAGTAACGCGCTACCGTTACCGCGGCAAGAACATCCCGAACCCGTGGAATCAACAGCCCTTGAACATCCGTATCACCGCCGGGTAA
- a CDS encoding low affinity iron permease family protein, which translates to MKKQDQGPGIFTRFTTKVATVLGRPWIFATAVAVLILWALSGPLLGFSDTWQLIINTSTTIITFLMVFIIQNTQNRDSEALHVKLDAIMLELKISNAKLYDAEHEGEKELESQRQRLKDDGEENSGAMGQ; encoded by the coding sequence GTGAAGAAACAAGATCAAGGTCCAGGCATTTTTACCCGGTTCACTACCAAGGTAGCCACCGTTCTCGGCCGTCCATGGATCTTCGCGACGGCGGTAGCTGTCCTGATTTTATGGGCGCTTTCCGGACCACTGCTTGGCTTCTCCGATACATGGCAACTTATTATCAACACCAGTACCACGATCATCACTTTTTTGATGGTGTTCATTATCCAGAACACCCAAAACCGTGACAGCGAAGCGCTGCACGTCAAACTTGATGCCATCATGCTGGAGTTGAAGATCAGTAACGCCAAACTTTACGATGCCGAACATGAGGGGGAGAAGGAGCTTGAAAGCCAACGTCAGCGACTGAAAGATGATGGTGAGGAGAATTCAGGAGCTATGGGCCAGTAG
- a CDS encoding glucose 1-dehydrogenase, with translation MTNNDQYTFQNPVTRYPSISPPLQDQPEPGLDRDLTPHTDRGEKSYRGTGRLAGRKALITGADSGIGAAVAIAFAREGADVALSYLPVEEPDAQKVATIIRECGQNAVALPGDISEASTARELVANAVEQLGGLDIVVNNAGRQIAVEKLEDLSDEQFENTFKTNIFSMFWITKAALPHLAPGSTIINTTSIQAYNPSPTLIDYASTKAAINNFSKGLAQQLAPRGIRVNAVAPGPIWTRLQVSDGQPKEALPKFGKDTPLGRAGQPTELAPAFVFLASPESSYVSGETLNVNGGTPSP, from the coding sequence ATGACGAACAATGACCAGTACACATTTCAAAACCCTGTCACCCGCTACCCCAGCATCAGCCCGCCCCTCCAAGATCAGCCCGAGCCAGGATTGGACCGTGATTTGACGCCTCACACGGACCGTGGCGAGAAGTCCTACCGGGGCACTGGCCGGCTCGCCGGCCGTAAAGCCTTGATTACCGGGGCAGATTCCGGCATTGGTGCCGCTGTTGCCATTGCCTTCGCCCGTGAGGGGGCGGACGTGGCGCTGTCCTACCTCCCGGTCGAGGAACCTGACGCGCAAAAGGTTGCAACCATCATCCGTGAATGCGGGCAAAACGCCGTGGCCTTGCCCGGGGACATCTCAGAAGCTTCCACAGCACGTGAATTGGTGGCTAACGCCGTCGAACAGCTAGGCGGTCTGGACATTGTCGTGAACAACGCCGGTCGCCAAATCGCAGTGGAGAAACTGGAGGATCTCAGTGATGAGCAGTTCGAAAATACATTTAAGACAAATATCTTCTCTATGTTCTGGATTACCAAGGCAGCCCTGCCACATTTGGCTCCGGGTTCAACCATCATCAATACCACCTCGATTCAGGCTTACAACCCCTCGCCTACGCTAATCGACTACGCCTCCACCAAGGCAGCTATCAATAACTTCTCCAAGGGCCTCGCCCAGCAATTGGCTCCACGCGGCATTCGCGTCAACGCCGTGGCGCCCGGGCCGATTTGGACTCGGCTTCAGGTCAGCGACGGCCAGCCCAAAGAAGCGCTGCCTAAGTTCGGTAAGGACACCCCGCTCGGCAGGGCGGGCCAACCGACGGAACTAGCACCGGCATTTGTTTTTCTCGCCTCACCTGAATCCAGCTACGTGTCCGGGGAAACACTGAACGTCAATGGCGGAACCCCCTCCCCCTAA
- a CDS encoding CinA family protein — MPETEHAAQENSMTAPHPDRLLKKSVEISARISRIMRRTHHKVAAAESLTSGSISCHLGAAESSSEWFLGSVIAYDSEVKFSVLGVERGYVITADCARQMADGTAKMMHADFAVAVTGAGGPEPEEGQPAGTVFIAVHTPTGTSVAKHRFLGNPSEVVQETTLRALQMLEEATINLARVPGAESGTDAVSTSRLGNDPHSGEPL, encoded by the coding sequence ATGCCTGAAACAGAGCATGCCGCGCAGGAGAACAGCATGACGGCCCCTCATCCGGACCGCTTGCTAAAGAAATCAGTGGAGATCTCTGCACGAATTTCACGCATCATGCGCCGGACACACCACAAAGTGGCGGCTGCGGAATCCCTGACCAGCGGGAGTATTTCATGCCATTTGGGGGCGGCTGAAAGTTCCTCCGAATGGTTCCTCGGCTCCGTAATTGCCTACGACAGTGAAGTGAAATTCTCAGTTCTGGGAGTCGAACGCGGTTACGTCATTACGGCCGACTGTGCCCGGCAGATGGCCGATGGGACAGCGAAAATGATGCACGCAGACTTCGCTGTAGCTGTGACCGGCGCGGGCGGACCGGAACCTGAAGAAGGCCAGCCCGCGGGGACTGTCTTTATTGCTGTTCACACACCAACAGGGACCTCCGTAGCCAAACACCGCTTTCTAGGAAACCCGTCCGAGGTTGTGCAGGAGACCACGTTACGTGCGCTACAGATGCTCGAGGAAGCAACAATAAACTTAGCCCGTGTCCCTGGCGCTGAATCCGGCACCGATGCCGTGTCAACCTCGCGTCTGGGGAATGATCCACACTCAGGAGAACCGCTATGA
- a CDS encoding GlsB/YeaQ/YmgE family stress response membrane protein, with product MGFIGWIVLGLIVGVIVKAVMPGRVGGGWITSLVLGVVGGVVGGWIGDLLFGDGKMEFWNLGSWILAIVGGLVVAGIYGAITGRNKTAA from the coding sequence ATGGGTTTCATCGGATGGATCGTATTGGGCCTTATCGTGGGGGTCATCGTCAAGGCAGTCATGCCTGGCCGCGTCGGGGGTGGCTGGATCACCAGTCTGGTCTTGGGCGTTGTCGGCGGCGTGGTCGGTGGTTGGATCGGCGACTTGTTGTTCGGAGACGGAAAAATGGAATTTTGGAATCTCGGTTCCTGGATTCTCGCAATCGTTGGTGGCTTGGTGGTGGCCGGAATCTACGGCGCCATTACCGGACGGAACAAAACTGCAGCCTAG